A region from the Rosa rugosa chromosome 6, drRosRugo1.1, whole genome shotgun sequence genome encodes:
- the LOC133717944 gene encoding putative disease resistance RPP13-like protein 1, with the protein MALFRGHKASLSKYTTSPYPFLYHVFLSFRGEDTRKNFTDHLYTALVNARFQTFRDYGLEKGKNIKEELENAIRQSRSSVIVFSKDYTSSKWCLEELVMILERKRTSNHFVLPVFYDVDPSHLRKQTGSVAKAFTRHQKTQSLSKVRRWRAALREVAGLAGMNLQNEADGHESKFIQKIVRVIQEKLGRVPLSDVQKELEDKLLSVNPVLDDAEGKQLKFQTTVKPWLHKLKEAIYEAEDLLQEIKTEVLKQKNNDEYGSSTSKVQELISTPSHALDSALIYSRVEEVLETLDNISKQTKDVLDSEVTAGHRVSRTLPSTSLVEKSVYGRDEEKERFIKLLLSDDETGNEIGVIPIVGMGGIGKTTIAQFVYNDVRVKQHFHLQAWVCVSKEFDVFRISQHIYESLTSEACQSTNLDLLLSKLQATLRGKRFFFVLDDIWNKNYNELEFLMRPLEFGAHGSKIIVTTRDENVAHMMGSLEAHRLMPMSEEDSWSLFEKYALKNAAVGNNSHLEKIGRQIVRKCNGFPLAIKSLGGLLCSKLLVEEWETILNSDMWEFSPDESDILPSLWLSYLDLPLHLKRCFAYCALYPKNYEFQKSELIYLWKAEDLLQHKKNKMAEEVGQDYFNDLISRSFFQLSSSSDGYFIMHELINDLASFVSGEFCFRWEGGDSPNNLSKTRHFSDIYYDEADSVKMFEALKLPKCLRTFLSLKPRWWWMFKKERCDILPKSQCLRVLKLYGYNIKELPDSINNFKHLTYLDLSATPIKKLPDTICTLYNLQVLLLSNCPGLTELPAKLGRLINLSHLDITETKLKKMPPQMGKLKDLQMLPEFVLDKHNAGDNLPELKKLEKLRGRLCISGLVHSSGLEAYILRGKKFLKELVLDWRGRDSSEECNNTIEEREVLEKLQPHLNLERLTIKGYGGKMFAGWSEYYSSSALVYLKLVNCENCISLPPLGQLPSLTELDISGLHEVVSIGSEFYYGDGNTITTSVNKPFRSLRALKFYNMSGWQEWSRGVFPNLIQLEVSCCPNLTGRLASDSSLPSLVSLEVWNCPEFECFPEDGFPSKLKSLDISDCKKVNAKSMQNLNKGLRTLTSLEKLSLDFDCDEKVDWFAEEQEGLLPSTLTYLKICRLNCETIDGAKWFGHLNSLQELDIWDCPALWCLPDSGLPTSLQRLQILWCPALQCLPDSGLPSSLSDLNIYGCPLLDERCQRATGEDWPKIAHIKCIDINWKTI; encoded by the exons TGAACGCAAGAGGACCTCCAATCATTTCGTTTTACCAGTCTTCTACGACGTTGATCCATCCCATCTGAGGAAGCAGACTGGAAGTGTTGCAAAAGCATTTACTAGACACCAGAAAACTCAATCGTTGAGTAAAGTGAGAAGATGGAGGGCAGCACTTAGAGAAGTTGCAGGTCTAGCAGGAATGAATTTACAAAATGAAGCTGACGG GCACGAGTCAAAGTTCATCCAAAAgattgttagagtgattcaagaaaaGCTAGGTCGTGTGCCCCTAAGCGATGTTCAGAAGGAATTAGAGGATAAGTTGTTATCTGTTAACCCTGTTCTTGATGACGCGGAGGGGAAGCAACTGAAATTCCAAACGACTGTGAAGCCATGGCTCCATAAGCTTAAAGAGGCTATCTATGAGGCTGAGGACCTGTTGCAGGAGATCAAAACAGAAGTGTTGAAGCAAAAGAACAATGACGAATATGGGAGTAGCACCAGTAAGGTACAAGAGCTCATCTCTACTCCATCTCATGCACTTGACTCAGCTTTAATATACTCCAGGGTAGAGGAAGTTCTTGAAACACTAGACAACATTTCAAAGCAGACAAAAGATGTCCTGGATTCGGAAGTCACCGCTGGACACAGAGTATCACGAACACTACCGTCAACTTCTTTGGTAGAAAAGTCTGTGTATGGAAGAgatgaagagaaagaaagattCATTAAGTTATTGCTATCAGATGATGAGACTGGCAATGAAATAGGTGTGATTCCTATTGTGGGTATGGGTGGCATCGGAAAGACCACCATTGCCCAGTTTGTATACAACGATGTCAGAGTGAAGCAACATTTTCACCTCCAAGCATGGGTTTGCGTTTCAAAAGAATTTGATGTTTTTAGGATCTCGCAACATATTTATGAGTCCCTCACCTCAGAAGCTTGCCAAAGCACGAACCTAGATCTGCTTCTATCAAAGTTGCAGGCAACTTTGAGGGGGAAAAGgttcttctttgttcttgatgACATCTGGAACAAGAATTATAACGAGTTGGAATTCTTAATGCGTCCCCTTGAGTTTGGAGCACATGGAAGCAAAATTATTGTCACAACACGCGATGAAAATGTTGCACATATGATGGGTAGCCTTGAAGCTCACCGTCTCATGCCAATGTCTGAGGAAGATAGCTGGTCGTTATTCGAAAAATATGCCTTGAAAAATGCAGCTGTTGGTAATAACTCACATCTTGAAAAAATCGGTAGACAAATTGTTCGAAAGTGCAATGGTTTTCCTTTGGCTATTAAGTCCCTTGGGGGTCTCTTATGTTCTAAATTGCTAGTGGAGGAATGGGAAACTATATTGAACAGTGACATGTGGGAGTTCTCACCGGATGAGAGTGACATTCTGCCATCTCTATGGTTGAGCTATCTAGATCTGCCTCTACATCTCAAGCGTTGTTTTGCCTATTGTGCACTATATCCCAAGAACTATGAATTTCAAAAATCAGAGTTGATTTACTTGTGGAAGGCTGAAGATCTATTGcaacataaaaaaaacaaaatggcaGAAGAAGTCGGACAAGACTACTTCAATGATCTAATCTCAAGGTCATTTTTTCAACTTTCATCAAGTTCCGATGGATATTTCATCATGCATGAGCTTATCAATGATTTAGCAAGCTTTGTATCAGGAGAATTTTGTTTTAGGTGGGAGGGCGGTGATTCACCCAACAATTTGAGCAAGACTCGTCATTTTTCAGATATATATTATGATGAAGCTGATAGCGTTAAGATGTTTGAGGCTTTAAAGCTACCTAAATGTTTGCGCACCTTTCTATCATTAAAACCACGTTGGTGGTGGATGTTCAAAAAAGAACGATGTGATATATTGCCAAAATCACAATGTTTAAGAGTGCTCAAGTTATATGGGTACAATATTAAGGAATTGCCTGATTCAATTAACAACTTCAAACATCTTACGTACTTGGACTTGTCTGCGACTCCCATCAAAAAGTTACCTGATACAATTTGTACTTTGTATAACTTGCAAGTATTGTTGTTGTCAAACTGTCCAGGCCTTACTGAACTGCCAGCCAAATTGGGAAGATTGATCAACTTGAGCCATCTGGATATTACGGAGACAAAGTTAAAAAAGATGCCACCACAAATGGGTAAGTTGAAAGACCTCCAGATGCTACCAGAGTTTGTGCTAGACAAACACAATGCTGGGGATAATTTGCCGGAGTTAAAGAAGCTTGAAAAATTGCGTGGAAGACTTTGTATCTCAGGGCTTGTGCATAGCAGCGGTTTGGAGGCTTACATTCTGAGGGGCAAGAAGTTTCTTAAGGAACTGGTTTTGGATTGGAGAGGAAGGGATTCAAGTGAAGAATGCAATAATACTATAGAAGAAAGAGAAGTGCTTGAGAAGCTCCAACCTCACCTGAACCTGGAAAGGCTTACAATTAAAGGTTATGGAGGCAAAATGTTTGCAGGTTGGTCAGAATATTATTCTTCCTCTGCTCTTGTTTATCTTAAACTTGTTAATTGTGAGAATTGTATCTCCTTGCCACCATTGGGACAGCTACCTTCCCTCACAGAGCTTGATATTTCTGGGTTACATGAAGTGGTGTCCATAGGTTCTGAATTCTATTATGGTGACGGCAATACTATTACTACTAGTGTGAATAAACCATTTAGATCTCTACGGGCTTTAAAATTCTACAATATGAGTGGGTGGCAAGAATGGTCACGTGGGGTTTTTCCTAATCTTATTCAACTTGAAGTATCATGCTGTCCCAATCTTACCGGGAGATTAGCGTCAGACAGCAGTCTCCCATCTCTCGTGTCTTTGGAGGTATGGAATTGCCCGGAATTTGAATGTTTTCCGGAAGATGGATTCCCGTCAAAGTTAAAATCACTTGACATCAGCGACTGTAAAAAAGTGAATGCAAAGAGCATGCAGAATCTGAACAAGGGTCTCCGAACACTCACCTCTCTTGAAAAATTGTCACTTGATTTTGACTGCGACGAAAAAGTAGATTGGTTTGCGGAGGAGCAGGAGGGGCTGCTGCCCAGCACTCTCACATATCTAAAGATCTGCCGTCTGAATTGTGAGACCATCGACGGCGCCAAGTGGTTTGGCCATCTCAACTCTCTTCAAGAATTGGATATTTGGGATTGCCCTGCGCTCTGGTGCTTGCCAGATAGTGGGCTTCCCACTTCTCTTCAACGCTTGCAGATTTTGTGGTGCCCTGCTCTACAGTGCTTGCCAGATAGTGGACTACCCTCTTCTCTTTCTGATCTAAATATCTATGGATGTCCTTTGCTTGATGAACGGTGCCAAAGAGCGACGGGAGAAGATTGGCCCAAGATTGCTCACATCAAGTGCATAGATATCAATTGGAAAACGATATGA